A genome region from Anastrepha obliqua isolate idAnaObli1 chromosome 4, idAnaObli1_1.0, whole genome shotgun sequence includes the following:
- the LOC129243626 gene encoding protein GDAP2 homolog isoform X5 — protein MAMIEGMTSIDLGTSPMEETAADIGEAMPHEPIETPEERYERLLHRAQIEDLTEVSGIGCLYQSGVDRLGRPVIVFCGKWFPAHNIDLEKALLYLIKLLDPIVKGDYVIAYFHTLTSTNNYPSLHWLREVYSILPYKYKKNLKAFYIVHPTFWTKMMTWWFTTFMAPAIKAKVHSLPGVEHLYSAISKDQLEIPAYITEYDMTINGLHYFTPMPTTS, from the exons atggcCATGATTGAGGGTATGACAAGCATAGATTTGGGCACTAGTCCCATGGAAGAGACAGCGGCAGACATTGGGGAGGCAATGCCACATGAGCCGATCGAAACGCCAGAGGAAAG ATATGAACGCCTTTTGCATCGTGCTCAAATCGAGGATCTTACAGAAGTCTCCGGCATTGGGTGCCTGTATCAAAGCGGTGTCGATCGCTTGGGCCGACCAGTGATCGTATTTTGCGGTAAATGGTTCCCAGCACACAACATCGACCTGGAGAAG GCACTTTTATATTTGATTAAACTTTTGGATCCCATCGTTAAAGGGGACTATGTAATTGCGTACTTCCATACTTTGACTTCAACAAATAATTATCCATCACTTCACTGGTTGCGTGAAGTTTACAGCATATTACCATACAA GTATAAGAAAAACCTAAAGGCCTTCTATATTGTACATCCAACATTCTGGACAAAG ATGATGACCTGGTGGTTCACAACATTCATGGCGCCCGCCATTAAGGCCAAGGTGCACTCACTTCCCGGTGTCGAGCATTTATACTCCGCCATTTCCAAGGATCAATTAGAGATACCCGCATATATCACCGAATACGATATGACG ATCAATGGCCTGCATTACTTTACGCCTATGCCGACTACATCATAG